The Ptychodera flava strain L36383 chromosome 7, AS_Pfla_20210202, whole genome shotgun sequence DNA window GCCACAGAGGAGCAATGCCGTCAAACACTTAACAGGGTGTTAGCTTTCCGTGAAGCATGTAAATCCACTTCAGGATTGCCAGCGTTGATTTGTTTGCTCACGCGGCATCTATTGTGTCTGGTAACCGAATCAGCCAACCATTGCACTCGATAGACGAACAAGTGGCAGTCTGTCAAAACAGTCGACATCGTCAGCCGTATTCACCGTTCACCAATCAGAGAAGGCGTAAGTGAACCAATAAACCAATCAGAAGTCTCGAAAAAGACCCGAATGTACAGAAACAGGCAATAGAGAAGTGAAATATATgtaatacaaaataaatttggcaaaatttgcagcctTTCATATTTCTGCGTAGTTCGGAAACCCACGATGGCAAGACTGCTTGGCAAACGCTACCTGAGAAAAATTGTATGGCTGAACTGCTTCGTTGTGACCGGGATTCTTATTCTGTACTTCCACAATCACCAGAACACTGACGTTACTGGTTTCTATGAGCGTCCAATTGATACGGAAAAGACGTCGGTTTCTAATCAATTGAGAAAGTTGCATTCGCCCGGGCACAAACGAAAGGAAACATTCAATGTCTTACTGTCAAACCATAATTTGGTCAACGGTtcaaatggccgtggaaataggAGCGACTCTTTGGACAGATTCCAACGAATGGACACGGGCATCCAAGTTGTAAAGAATAACATCGGTGAGTATTACTTCACGAGCAACGAGGATGGTCGCGACTTCACCCGGATTCCTCCACCATTGCAGCAGGACTTCTTGCCGAATAAGCAGCGCCACCTAGCGAACAATGTAAGGCCAACTGTGCGGGATGCCAATGAGAAGATAGTCGCCGATGAAACGCTGAGGAGCGATGTTGGTCGGAGTCCCTTGTATagcgaaaatgtcaaaataaatgAGCACGCTTTCGACTTTGTCATCTCCAATGGAGGAGTCTGTCGAAATGCAGGACCTGACCTTTTCCTGGTCATCCTGGTTTTTAATACTCACTTGGAAAGGGAAAATAGGAATGCTATCAGGGAGCACTGGGGAGGCACAAAGAACATTCGAGGAAGGAAGGTGATTACAATGTTTCTTTTGGGAATGACAAAGGACAGACGTCTTCAAGAAGATATAGAGCAGGAAAATGATATCCACGCGGATATCATCCAGGAAAACTTCATCGATAACTATAATAATTTGACTCTCAAAACAATCATGGGTTTCAAATGGGTGAGTTTGTTCTGCCATCAGGTGGAGTACGTTATGAAGGTCGATGGCCGAGATGTCTTCGTCATTCCAGAAAATGTAGTCAACGCGATTCTGCATCACGCCACTAAAACAGGATTTGCCGAGGGCAATAGATTTCGCAAGGAAAAGCCTGTAAGAGATGTGGATTCAAAATGGTACACTTCATACGACATGTTCCAGGAAGCCACCTATCCGCCATATTTGGAAGGACCGGCGTACGTGATGTCATCAGATGTTGCTAAACAGGTATATGTGACGTCAGAGTTTGTGAGGTACCTGCCTTGGGAAGACGCGTATGTCGGTCTGGTGCTGAAGAGGATAGGAGTGGCGCCCCGGCAAGGATGGTATTACGATGTTCCGTGGTATTCAGCCGCCAAAAACACTGTCGATATGTGCGCTGTAGTCATGGCAACCACTTTAAAATTCAGCAATTACGAGGTCTCCCGGATTGGATACCAGTCACTGAGTGAAAGGCTGCAGGAAGTTGTTGAGAAATACAAAAAGCAATGCCGAGAACGGGGAGATATCTACAAAAATTACCGAAATGTTCAatgaaaagatttttttcaaagaggCTTGAGATATTactttttgtgtgattttttgaCTGAGTGAACGAACTTCAATACATGAGGATCATGCAAAGGTATGCACATTTCTGTCGCGTGACGTGTCCTTGAAAATAAGATAACGATATTTTCCGGAACAAAAGTTCAATGCATTTTTAGAGATTTCGAATGTGTTGAACTCCCTCTATAGAagatatatataactatatttTTAAAGTGTTTGCTAGAAACAAGAACAATCTAGAAAataattaaatgtaaaaaaagcgAACAAAATCAACCTAAACAAAACTATATTACCGATCAAATTAACAGCAATTCTGGTTTCCTAATTTGACTTCTGAAAAGGTATGTAAGAGCAGCCATAGGACTTTGAAATGGCGTAAATCTTCTGATCTGATTTCTGCAAGTATGCACGCTGTGAGCATGTCTTCATCTATAAATTTACCATTTTGGATTCTGTATCATTtcattatttacatgtatttgtctATTTATTACGCTCAGGGCACTGGTTTTAAAATCCAATTTTCTTACCACGGGAAGCTGCCGTCAATCTCGGCGGTAGTTCAGGatttacaatttgcaaattCTTTTTATTCCAAAGCAAACTTTAAACTCTTATATCTCTTTACTTTATCGGTAAACTGCCAATGAAACACTAGAAAGGTACATTCATGTCTGAAATCAGCGCGGAACGTAGCGCCCTCAGGcttaaaagaaaaagaaacaatcACTTTTGTTTTTACCCATGGGGGTGTGGGTGCTTCGCACGTTGTTCTTTTTGTAGGACCTACCTATGTCCTATAAATCGGTGCATCGTGTAACGTCTCCGTTTTAGATCTGTCAGTCGATTGTTTTAGTTCCACAACTTGAAGTGTTTTACAGGGGCAAGACCGCTGTGCAATACAGTGTCATGCGTGCCAAAGCATGAGCTGCtggagaaatgaaattttgtgtcTACTTTCCGTTGTTTAAATTTAAGATATACCGCTTGTATTCGAGGTATCAAAATATAGGATCTTTCAGATCGTTAAAAAAATCGCAATAGACTTAAAGGGAATTTGATAATTACTAAAGTGGAGCAAAAAAGAGcggttttgtgaaaaaatgttaTAACGGTGGCAATATGATGGCATAGGAAACCTAAATCCAAACTTAGTACGGTTTCCATTCATAAGGCAGACAAGTGATACCGGCTTCTGACGTCATCGTATTGCTGCTTATTCTTTCCATAGGTGTGTACAGCTTTCATGTACATGCCAAGCATGGCAGCATTATTACCTGTCACCTGTGCAATGTTGGTTTACTCGTGTGTAACGCAAAATATGGCAACTGacagtctggtttttgtgtacGTCGTAATGGCGTGGATGTTTTTAACTTTTACCGACACGCGTTCCTTTGAATTTGCTATCACAAattgatgtccatttatatgaaaaattaaCTTCAAGTGACGAGACTTGAATTTCATTGAATGCATTTAATAAAATCAAACGAATAATCCCGATAGAAAGACCTCTGTCATgcatacagacaaacagacagacagacgcactctctctctctctctctctctctctctctctctctctctctctctctctctctctctctctctctctctctctctctctctcacacacaacTTGGTAATCAgttaaataattttactgatcaTACATCTCTTTTAAGGTGTACTGCTTTACTAAAGGGATAAAGTTGTCGGAAtagcgctcaaaggtcgtatgggacccatacgaccaatggcaacactgtatccaaggtacgatggtgattgatgaaagttaaaacatgtctgtcataatctacatcgtataatttaaatgttgcagctatgatgatgaggtgcatctagatatcgtgcacgaaatacagtgtttgtaaacaagaaactcgcacaggcgcagttccgacgaccgtttcCCCTTAACGTAATATGCGCCTCcggaacagatattcgaactcaaacttctacaattcttttctaatgtAAGTTGTGAGGGTTCATCTTaggctcttggtgtaagaaaactttttattctcttactttttcgaaaatcatatTATTACTCATAGTTGCCacgggatggcggccattttgaatttcgaatatcggtaaatcttggttctctgtacaaaaatttgcaccgtgaccccccgatttttattcttgattttgaacgtGAACGGCAGaaagttttcttgaggaaaatttgagctaaCGTTCAAGTCTtaaactttcgaggcgcatactaccttaatggaaTCCATAAAGCACCATGTACAGATGTCCAGTATGTTGAGGGCGCCTATCATATGTTTACTGAACTCAGGTATGCGGATGCGGTACTTCTACGAAGCTGAGTAATGACGATTTTTTTAACCAGCGAGACGAAAAAGTACATCATCAGTTCTTTGAAAAGTCCTGCATGCATAGCTGGCTTAACAGACTCTGCAGAAGTTTCAGGTTTCAGAGTGATGTGGAACTTCACACAATGGATGAGAAAACAGTGACAATATCAATCTGTAGTAACTACTCTTTCAAACACACGCTGGCTACAACTTCATTGTTAATGTTTTCAAGAATATGGTTGGACATACACAAGGGGATGAGACAGAAAGCATTACAGAGATGTGGTAACCGGTAACTGTCACTTTCAGAGACTTTCCAGTAAATTTTGAATGTCATGTACAGTTTCTTGGTCTTCTTTCTGAAGCACGTTGAATTGCAGTGTTCAACTCGACAATATAGCCTGCAGATGCATTGTATGGCTGACATGGTTATGTTACAACTGACATAAAGTTTACACAAAGTTCTGCAGACTTCTGCAGGGTctgtacaaatttgagagttAAACTCGACACTGCCTAAAGTCTGACCTTCAAATAACACTTGATAGGCAGAGTCTGTTAATTCAGTTGATAGCAGAACACAATGCATTCAGACACAATCTATGATAATATTCAAGCTCAACAGTGTTTTAGGAAGAATGCCATGAACTAAAGTTGGAATAAGAATAGGTGGGCCAcaaaaattattgaagtttcgagAACTTTCCTCAACCAAGTTATACAATACAGCCGGAATGCACTTTGGGGACAACCATTTTGattctcaaatttgtacaatccGTTTCTAGTTTGCTGCTTGTGtaggttcattttgaagcatgTAGGAGTAAAATGGTGTTGTTATGGTCCTGTCTAATAGTGAAAATCGAATATTTTGCcacagagttaatacagggtatggttgatattttgaatttaacacATGGGTAAATTTTAGGTGATAGCACATTCTCTCAtccaaaactttgcacggtgaccgctACTTTCTATTCCCGATGAGAAAACGGAATCGTTTAAATTTTCATTCGAGAAATACCAGGGATGGGGggttaacctgttcatccctgTAAAAAGATCCACAATCACTGctgataacaattggtttagGCCAAACAGTGGTGGCAACAGAGTTCTGTCTCTTTTGAGCATCTTCCAGTCCTCCCAGCCAGATAGAGTCAGCGTAGTACAGTCTCCCAAAGTTGTTTTGAAGTAAGGGTTCCAGCCTGAGTAAACAGCCTTGGCCTACCATTACGGGAAacctccattaacttaggaatacccgacttccctagaggatcaatttcacagacctgcctttcctacaatggcactacaatggcaccagttggattagataaacataacaatggaacattcacacttGGGGATTAGAAGtctctgtttgtcacccgagttggtcaggcaagaactcgggtttcaggtaccatgcaagttaatgcagccttcccctaatgcAAAGGGAACATGATTTTAACTTCCATAACACATTTTATTGACTTGTGTTTGTTAAATTAAAAATGTCGAAAATGCATTGTTACGTTGGTGTTGCATTGGAAAGCTACACTCCGCTAAATTGGACAATATTTGTGacacatcaacagaaatataaCTACAATCCCAGCCCTGctatatttaacccttttcctgccagacagtatcacttccccatctgccaagtcagtaaaaagcggtattgagccaaaaccatatgtattttcacccacttggcttggtatgttatcgcagctttagtctgtaaaaatcatgtttacagtatctctgtcttcagggaccttcaaatcttcaagtctttgttaaaatgcaccatatgggacatgttttgctttactagttttaaccaacttgacctgatggtgaaatatgaacttggcaggaaaagggttaagctttaaaaagtttcaaaagCACTGCTCAAATACAACGTCTTCAAATTTCTCGTATGCATGATATACAAACAGAACCGAGCATAGCAATGTTTCACTGTAAAGCacatcagatattttgacaagcatatccttttatgcaaattttaataacTTCATGTCTATTATCAATACCAGCCTCTTGAGAAGAATTCAGCCTCTTTGCTTTTTTTCACGGTCAACAGCCTTTAACATTTATACTGAAAGCACCTGTAATCACTGAACCAAAGTTGCTACCGGTgtccatacactcaaagtcacttaaaattccaGGACTTTAGAGGGCTTTTTTATCGgccatttttcaaaaaagtcaaaaatataaatgtatacaATGGAACACCTACTATCCATGCCTTCTCCGTAACGGTTTCCATGATTGGAAAATCAGACATTGAATGACAGCACCTTATAATGGGATTTGATGAAAACGAATTGAAATAATAAAAGTTGGGATAGTCAGTGTATCATTTTACACCATACAGTGTAGATTTATCAAAATACACACAAAACAATTTCTGAGTACGTAAagttaaaaaagtaaaataaaaaaaaatataaaggtACACATTTGGATAACATGTCtggaacaaacaaaacacatcctgaataaatatgaaatgaaaaatatgaagtatggagtatataaaatgtaattacatcacagtattttcaaagtacaattaCAGAATACAAACAAGACAAGACAGTGAAAGGTCCACAAAAAAGGCAGCctttttgaaaagtaaaatcCACAAGATTAATAGGAGCTATCTCAATTAAAGCAGAAAAATCTACTGTTTAGCAAAGCCATTAACAAAACTGGTTTTGCTTGATATCACTTAAAAGATCATTGTATTTGCTCTGGTGTGGGAAGAGAAGCCAACCTTTGTTTGGCATAAATATTCTCAATTAGTAATGAGTTCTTACCATACCATTAGCATAATACTCTGATGAAAACACTCTGCATAAATGAATCAGTGTTTTTGTGAAGGTTGGGGGAACATGTGCAATCATTTGGGAACCCCAGCGACATTTCTTCTGTCCAGTTGGCAATTAATTTGACTGCATTGATATATCTCgggggaagggggggggggagggagggagccCCAGTAAAATAACTGACTTGAGAAtcctggtaacatttacctgccTACTGCCcttaacaaaatcacaaaaatcatGAGCCTATACAGGTAGATGAGAGTAATATTCTTGATATAAGCACTgactatatttcaatttgcatCTAAGAAATCCAGTTCTTCTGAAGCATGTTGGGCACACACTGAACAATTCACAAAGCAGTATCAGCCTGGACGGTACGGTACATTCTTCATGATACTATAGTAGGGCCCCCTAGAACATCTAGTTTTCTTCAGGTGGCTAGAAATCACTCtcaatttaccatttttaacctgttcacccccaattccttGTAAACAGATCTACAATTTCTACTGATATCAatgagtttgggccaaaccatagcgGTGAAATGGTGATGGCAAGCTTTTCATgtcttttttgacattttacacTTTTCCCAATTGTAAACaggaatttttttatcattacgACATTCAAATATCTGTCTTTAGTTGCGTCACTGTAAAAATGTGAATAAAACAATGACCTGACTGCAGCTGATGAGAATATTCAAGCACTtgaacaaattgaaatacaCACAGGGACTTTAAATATTTACACAGTGGTTTCATTTTCACACTGGTAATTGCATAGGAAAGACTCTACTCTagtcactgtactgtactgagaTGGTGCATAAATAATGGATGTGTCTGGCAAACAAGTTTGTGCTGATAAAACCTTTCAAGACTGTTGATTGTATTTCTCTGACAGAAAAGACCAACATTTTGCAGCAGTGCCTCAGAATATATCTGTATGACTTGATATAGACATGTTGTAAAGCTGTTAAGTCATACTTTTAGTATTTGTTCTTCAATTGAAATTGCAGCATTTGTTTTCAGGTGCGTATGATTTGGTGAGGTAGAGAAGAATGAGTTTAAAATggttttttaaaattcatttatcTGAAGATTACAGCCCAAACCAAGCAGATTAAAGTTTGTAGAAAGTGAGCCAAAACCAAGAAGATACCATGGTTCAAACTACCCTACACTAGTCCTACTTGGTTTTGAT harbors:
- the LOC139136954 gene encoding uncharacterized protein — protein: MARLLGKRYLRKIVWLNCFVVTGILILYFHNHQNTDVTGFYERPIDTEKTSVSNQLRKLHSPGHKRKETFNVLLSNHNLVNGSNGRGNRSDSLDRFQRMDTGIQVVKNNIGEYYFTSNEDGRDFTRIPPPLQQDFLPNKQRHLANNVRPTVRDANEKIVADETLRSDVGRSPLYSENVKINEHAFDFVISNGGVCRNAGPDLFLVILVFNTHLERENRNAIREHWGGTKNIRGRKVITMFLLGMTKDRRLQEDIEQENDIHADIIQENFIDNYNNLTLKTIMGFKWVSLFCHQVEYVMKVDGRDVFVIPENVVNAILHHATKTGFAEGNRFRKEKPVRDVDSKWYTSYDMFQEATYPPYLEGPAYVMSSDVAKQVYVTSEFVRYLPWEDAYVGLVLKRIGVAPRQGWYYDVPWYSAAKNTVDMCAVVMATTLKFSNYEVSRIGYQSLSERLQEVVEKYKKQCRERGDIYKNYRNVQ